A stretch of Babylonia areolata isolate BAREFJ2019XMU chromosome 23, ASM4173473v1, whole genome shotgun sequence DNA encodes these proteins:
- the LOC143297577 gene encoding uncharacterized protein LOC143297577 isoform X1, translated as MGQKSSKRQSYTPGVTQDAGLPSVSAAENGDIRSGGANGQVQLISSRESQYGDVISADVMTSSPVDATASSPPVATEKEKKKRKAPRFVFTLRRTGSGKRPRKNRKETNGVRPTSYPAALPSEETAEPRAATDRHRKAQSMFVEVVSEGVVEEVNASASHGTLRDDGTEAGKEHRKSTPPKKTSSDSTASPSKAHRDKKRNGSQKQKSPSKKKEKDSKKKSKKKDKTDEAKTGEGEDRTAVASSSAAEGPLNYVPAVDKPPLELSLQATSTDSGNGTGSAEEVTAVETKTQVTQEQPTEAAMELAVAAVTESDVKLSFPDNTAEQPLIDPQEPDITADQLLAEIDETILRKEERESSLEKETQDDVQLKSETYLTAPEQKAEASAEEQLATQTTPAEKVELAGHTIHEDILELINIPGSSSDSTQENSGPKEESAADEAADRKTDAVGDTSGDAKEVVESVMIVEVQSSLETVRQEEPVSETVLQQVEQLVECTPDAKTSVAVAQEGAEQEIGPSGKQSSVIAEQAEGPPKPSSSEEPVAADTASKPAEGAPSPLTPAELKALEKELKAAKKKEEKERARKEKEEKKRLKEEKKREAREQKRREKEDREQRLRESRAQARASASMTVEVRPEEAVQPAAEEAFTASQTVAVQSMPGASASTDIQPREDGKEAAVAEKTVVVEHVPSTCAECTGVEGTIQMNVETDVTNLPAPSTTPSSPPPTTTHENEADDRKLGSSVKEIVTSIESTVSVETKTYDEHTPPEVPDAPYPDEEEEEEKMQQTSAVSQFSAAPVSPEAQHGSEDTGESSSPKSVFPPEVSESARSSVLRKIELGPRLRTAILRKSSSGAESDEKRVSLTQPRHVQVSDLTPPPRKPRARRPLEHTRDSTGNYCYSSPSTSPLKAPEPVVEEQLSVEAASSENAASSVNLSEQKTEGTEVESEGTEITERVTVITVSLSQSAQLPSHSPQKADSPEEEKPSVQEKEDSIQLNAQLMKNLISSQPAQSILSEPESSSPAFVAVGSIVLAGQTGPSDTVLSQSPDKASEQEEEGEGGTVKTEGQIEDQGRPDDVMLQKMAAEVVGQVQKAAQEKASTLETQEKIFQLISDSSAQAKDSGGDHDVVQAESPGANSKCDDHSDSDSDCEAGLVQPTVVCSAELVGSGCSTVSHTVDRQTKDSTHSETERSERQDTDTQGAGDQSQAVTENAAGVAETNTASREPNRHDEMAVTVETAASPSSAAEPSSDVQADSREQAAEDTVSPEDRTGIATDTAQLQQFNKNYYDISVVVDNYDEEVSKTASKAEDTAPADNQEQADSLVAQDPVRAETSQQPSAPSEENDCAQSSSQQPDASAESEQTLQSPDLSSGQLENGGADDGEVQQSVTEGKVTVTVRCNGSHVHNEDDSIDTLLRRINGNKEVVRDTVENNNNVSTEDKTAPEGGETIDTVSTSDSRG; from the exons ATGGGACAAA aatCTTCCAAACGACAATCCTACACCCCGGGTGTGACCCAAGATGCGGGTTTGCCGTCAGTCTCGGCGGCAGAAAACGGCGACATCAGAAGCGGCGGTGCCAACGGGCAGGTGCAACTCATTTCGAGCAGAGAGTCACAGTACGGTGACGTCATTTCCGCTGACGTCATGACATCGTCACCCGTGGACGCCACTGCGTCATCTCCGCCGGTGGCAactg agaaggagaagaagaagcggaaggcTCCTCGTTTCGTGTTCACCCTCAGGAGGACGGGGTCCGGCAAGAGGCCCCGCAAAAACAGGAAGGAGACCAACGGGGTTCGACCCACCTCCTACCCCGCGGCCCTCCCCTCTGAAGAGACCGCTGAGCCACGGGCAGCCACTGACCGGCACAGGAAGGcgcaga GTATGTTTGTGGAGGTGGTTTCGGAAGGAGTGGTGGAGGAGGTCAACGCCTCAGCATCGCACGGTACGTTGCGCG ACGACGGGACAGAAGCGGGAAAGGAGCACAGGAAATCGACCCCACCAAAAAAGACTTCCTCAGACTCCACCGCCTCACCATCCAAAGCccacagagacaaaaaaaggaaCGGGTCCCAGAAGCAGAAAAGCCCttcgaagaagaaggaaaaggattcCAAAAAGAAGtccaagaagaaggacaagacagacgaagccaagacaggagagggagaagacagaacagcagtagcatcatcatcagcagcagaggGGCCTCTGAACTATGTTCCTGCAGTCGACAAACCACCTCTGGAACTCTCACTCCAGGCAACGTCCACTGACTCAGGCAATGGTACTGGCAGTGCGGAGGAGGTGACAGCAGTAGAGACCAAGACACAAGTCACTCAGGAACAGCCGACAGAGGCAGCAATGGAACTCGCCGTCGCCGCTGTGACGGAGAGCGACGTGAAGCTTTCATTCCCCGACAACACGGCAGAACAACCTCTGATCGACCCGCAGGAACCTGACATAACAGCGGACCAGCTGCTTGCTGAAATAGACGAGACGATCCtcaggaaagaagagagagagtcgtCGCTAGAAAAGGAGACCCAGGATGACGTCCAGTTGAAATCTGAGACGTATCTGACAGCGCCTGAACAGAAGGCCGAGGCATCAGCTGAGGAGCAGCTGGCCACGCAAACGACACCCGCAGAAAAGGTGGAGCTGGCCGGACACACCATTCACGAGGACATCCTCGAGCTGATCAACATCCCCGGCTCATCCTCAGACTCCACACAAGAGAACTCTGGTCCTAAAGAAGAATCAGCCGCGGACGAGGCCGCCGATCGGAAAACCGATGCAGTGGGTGACACTTCAGGAGACGCCAAAGAAGTCGTGGAAAGCGTGATGATCGTGGAGGTGCAGTCGTCTttagaaacagtcagacaggaaGAGCCAGTGTCAGAGACAGTTCTCCAACAAGTGGAACAACTCGTGGAGTGCACACCTGATGCAAAAACAAGCGTCGCTGTTGCCCAAGAAGGAGCTGAACAAGAAATCGGTCCCAGTGGAAAGCAAAGCAGCGTCATCGCTGAACAGGCAGAAGGACCGCCCAAACCTTCGTCATCAGAGGAACCGGTGGCAGCAGACACCGCCAGCAAACCTGCAGAGGGCGCTCCTTCACCTCTGACCCCTGCGGAACTCAAGGCGCTGGAGAAAGAGCTCAAAGCcgctaaaaagaaagaagaaaaggaaagagcgagaaaggagaaagaggagaagaagcggttgaaagaagagaagaaacggGAAGCCAGGGagcagaagaggagggagaaagaagacagGGAGCAAAGACTGCGGGAGAGTAGAGCACAGGCCCGGGCCTCCGCCAGCATGACGGTGGAAGTCAGGCCGGAAGAGGCGGTCCAGCCAGCAGCAGAGGAAGCCTTCACAGCGTCACAGACCGTGGCGGTGCAGTCCATGCCTGGAGCGTCCGCTTCCACAGACATCCAGCCACGGGAAGACGGGAAGGAGGCTGCTGTGGCCGAGAAGACAGTGGTGGTGGAACACGTGCCCAGCACCTGCGCAGAATGCACGGGAGTGGAGGGAACCATCCAGATGAACGTGGAGACTGACGTCACAAACCTTCCTGCCCCGTCCACCACCccgtcctcaccaccacccaccaccacccatgagAACGAAGCAGACGACAGGAAACTGGGATCCTCGGTAAAAGAGATCGTTACCTCCATCGAGAGCACCGTTTCTGTGGAGACCAAGACCTACGATGAGCACACTCCCCCTGAAGTGCCCGACGCCCCCTACcctgacgaagaagaggaagaagagaagatgcAGCAGACCTCTGCCGTGTCTCAGTTCTCTGCAGCCCCCGTGTCTCCCGAGGCACAGCACGGCAGTGAAGACACCGGCGAATCTTCCTCTCCCAAAAGCGTCTTCCCCCCGGAGGTCAGCGAGAGCGCGCGCTCCAGCGTGCTGCGTAAGATCGAGCTGGGGCCCCGTCTGCGCACGGCTATCCTGAGGAAGAGCAGCAGCGGAGCGGAGAGCGACGAGAAACGGGTCAGCCTGACCCAACCCCGCCACGTGCAGGTGTCGGACCTCACACCCCCGCCCCGCAAGCCCCGGGCACGTCGGCCTCTGGAGCACACCCGGGACTCTACCGGCAACTACTGCTACAGCagtccctccacctctcctctcaAAGCGCCTGAACCTGTCGTTGAAGAGCAGCTGTCTGTCGAAGCTGCTTCTTCGGAAAATGCTGCTTCCTCAGTCAACCTTTCAGAGCAAAAAACAGAAGGAACAGAAGTGGAATCAGAGGGAACAGAGATCACAGAGCGGGTGACAGTGATCACAGTTTCACTCAGCCAGTCAGCACagctcccctctcactcccctcagAAGGCGGACAGCCCCGAGGAGGAGAAGCCGTCAGTTCAAGAGAAGGAGGACAGCATCCAGTTAAATGCCCAGCTGATGAAGAATCTGATTTCTTCCCAACCTGCCCAGTCCATCTTGTCAGAACCAGAATCATCATCCCCAGCGTTTGTGGCAGTTGGCAGCATCGTGCTTGCAGGTCAGACAGGTCCCTCTGACACTGTGCTCAGCCAGTCACCTGACAAGGCGtctgagcaggaggaggagggagagggcggCACAGTGAAGACAGAGGGGCAGATCGAGGACCAGGGACGGCCAGACGACGTCATGCTACAGAAGATGGCCGCTGAGGTGGTGGGGCAGGTACAGAAGGCGGCCCAGGAAAAGGCTTCCACCTTGGAGACCCAGGAGAAGATCTTCCAGCTGATCAGCGACAGCAGCGCCCAGGCCAAGGACTCTGGTGGGGACCACGACGTCGTTCAGGCCGAGAGTCCCGGCGCCAACTCGAAGTGCGACgaccacagtgacagtgactcagACTGTGAGGCGGGACTAGTTCAGCCCACCGTGGTGTGCTCCGCGGAGCTGGTGGGCTCAGGGTGTTCCACTGTGTCACACACCGTGGACCGTCAAACCAAAGACTCCACTCACTCAGAAACTGAACGTTCAGAGCggcaggacacagacacacaaggtgCTGGCGACCAGTCACAGGCTGTGACGGAAAATGCGGCCGGTGTTGCGGAGACAAACACGGCTTCCAGAGAGCCAAACAGGCACGACGAGATGGCAGTCACAGTTGAGACAGCAGCTAGCCCATCTTCAGCAGCGGAGCCAAGCTCTGACGTGCAGGCTGACAGCCGTGAACAGGCTGCCGAGGACACAGTGAGCCCTGAAGACAGAACAGGGATCGCCACAGACACCGCGCAGCTGCAGCAGTTCAACAAAAACTACTACGACATTTCCGTGGTGGTTGACAACTATGACGAAGAGGTGTCCAAGACCGCAAGCAAAGCAGAGGACACTGCACCGGCAGACAACCAAGAACAGGCAGACAGTCTGGTGGCACAGGACCCCGTCCGTGCAGAAACCTCACAACAACCATCTGCACCGTCTGAAGAAAACGACTGCGCTCAGTCTTCGTCCCAGCAACCAGATGCCTCTGCGGAAAGCGAGCAGACTCTTCAGAGTCCTGACCTGAGCTCCGGCCAGCTGGAGAACGGGGGGGCTGACGACGGGGAGGTACAGCAGTCAGTGACCGAGGGGAAGGTGACGGTCACGGTCCGCTGTAACGGGTCTCACGTGCACAACGAGGACGACAGCATTGACACCTTGCTCAGGAGGATCAACGGGAACAAGGAGGTGGTGCGGGACACTGTGGAGAACAACA acaACGTCTCCACAGAGGACAAGACGGCGCCCGAGGGAGGGGAGACCATCGACACGGTCAGCACCAGCGACAGTCGGGGCTAG
- the LOC143297577 gene encoding uncharacterized protein LOC143297577 isoform X2, with protein MGQKSSKRQSYTPGVTQDAGLPSVSAAENGDIRSGGANGQVQLISSRESQYGDVISADVMTSSPVDATASSPPVATEKEKKKRKAPRFVFTLRRTGSGKRPRKNRKETNGVRPTSYPAALPSEETAEPRAATDRHRKAQSMFVEVVSEGVVEEVNASASHDDGTEAGKEHRKSTPPKKTSSDSTASPSKAHRDKKRNGSQKQKSPSKKKEKDSKKKSKKKDKTDEAKTGEGEDRTAVASSSAAEGPLNYVPAVDKPPLELSLQATSTDSGNGTGSAEEVTAVETKTQVTQEQPTEAAMELAVAAVTESDVKLSFPDNTAEQPLIDPQEPDITADQLLAEIDETILRKEERESSLEKETQDDVQLKSETYLTAPEQKAEASAEEQLATQTTPAEKVELAGHTIHEDILELINIPGSSSDSTQENSGPKEESAADEAADRKTDAVGDTSGDAKEVVESVMIVEVQSSLETVRQEEPVSETVLQQVEQLVECTPDAKTSVAVAQEGAEQEIGPSGKQSSVIAEQAEGPPKPSSSEEPVAADTASKPAEGAPSPLTPAELKALEKELKAAKKKEEKERARKEKEEKKRLKEEKKREAREQKRREKEDREQRLRESRAQARASASMTVEVRPEEAVQPAAEEAFTASQTVAVQSMPGASASTDIQPREDGKEAAVAEKTVVVEHVPSTCAECTGVEGTIQMNVETDVTNLPAPSTTPSSPPPTTTHENEADDRKLGSSVKEIVTSIESTVSVETKTYDEHTPPEVPDAPYPDEEEEEEKMQQTSAVSQFSAAPVSPEAQHGSEDTGESSSPKSVFPPEVSESARSSVLRKIELGPRLRTAILRKSSSGAESDEKRVSLTQPRHVQVSDLTPPPRKPRARRPLEHTRDSTGNYCYSSPSTSPLKAPEPVVEEQLSVEAASSENAASSVNLSEQKTEGTEVESEGTEITERVTVITVSLSQSAQLPSHSPQKADSPEEEKPSVQEKEDSIQLNAQLMKNLISSQPAQSILSEPESSSPAFVAVGSIVLAGQTGPSDTVLSQSPDKASEQEEEGEGGTVKTEGQIEDQGRPDDVMLQKMAAEVVGQVQKAAQEKASTLETQEKIFQLISDSSAQAKDSGGDHDVVQAESPGANSKCDDHSDSDSDCEAGLVQPTVVCSAELVGSGCSTVSHTVDRQTKDSTHSETERSERQDTDTQGAGDQSQAVTENAAGVAETNTASREPNRHDEMAVTVETAASPSSAAEPSSDVQADSREQAAEDTVSPEDRTGIATDTAQLQQFNKNYYDISVVVDNYDEEVSKTASKAEDTAPADNQEQADSLVAQDPVRAETSQQPSAPSEENDCAQSSSQQPDASAESEQTLQSPDLSSGQLENGGADDGEVQQSVTEGKVTVTVRCNGSHVHNEDDSIDTLLRRINGNKEVVRDTVENNNNVSTEDKTAPEGGETIDTVSTSDSRG; from the exons ATGGGACAAA aatCTTCCAAACGACAATCCTACACCCCGGGTGTGACCCAAGATGCGGGTTTGCCGTCAGTCTCGGCGGCAGAAAACGGCGACATCAGAAGCGGCGGTGCCAACGGGCAGGTGCAACTCATTTCGAGCAGAGAGTCACAGTACGGTGACGTCATTTCCGCTGACGTCATGACATCGTCACCCGTGGACGCCACTGCGTCATCTCCGCCGGTGGCAactg agaaggagaagaagaagcggaaggcTCCTCGTTTCGTGTTCACCCTCAGGAGGACGGGGTCCGGCAAGAGGCCCCGCAAAAACAGGAAGGAGACCAACGGGGTTCGACCCACCTCCTACCCCGCGGCCCTCCCCTCTGAAGAGACCGCTGAGCCACGGGCAGCCACTGACCGGCACAGGAAGGcgcaga GTATGTTTGTGGAGGTGGTTTCGGAAGGAGTGGTGGAGGAGGTCAACGCCTCAGCATCGCACG ACGACGGGACAGAAGCGGGAAAGGAGCACAGGAAATCGACCCCACCAAAAAAGACTTCCTCAGACTCCACCGCCTCACCATCCAAAGCccacagagacaaaaaaaggaaCGGGTCCCAGAAGCAGAAAAGCCCttcgaagaagaaggaaaaggattcCAAAAAGAAGtccaagaagaaggacaagacagacgaagccaagacaggagagggagaagacagaacagcagtagcatcatcatcagcagcagaggGGCCTCTGAACTATGTTCCTGCAGTCGACAAACCACCTCTGGAACTCTCACTCCAGGCAACGTCCACTGACTCAGGCAATGGTACTGGCAGTGCGGAGGAGGTGACAGCAGTAGAGACCAAGACACAAGTCACTCAGGAACAGCCGACAGAGGCAGCAATGGAACTCGCCGTCGCCGCTGTGACGGAGAGCGACGTGAAGCTTTCATTCCCCGACAACACGGCAGAACAACCTCTGATCGACCCGCAGGAACCTGACATAACAGCGGACCAGCTGCTTGCTGAAATAGACGAGACGATCCtcaggaaagaagagagagagtcgtCGCTAGAAAAGGAGACCCAGGATGACGTCCAGTTGAAATCTGAGACGTATCTGACAGCGCCTGAACAGAAGGCCGAGGCATCAGCTGAGGAGCAGCTGGCCACGCAAACGACACCCGCAGAAAAGGTGGAGCTGGCCGGACACACCATTCACGAGGACATCCTCGAGCTGATCAACATCCCCGGCTCATCCTCAGACTCCACACAAGAGAACTCTGGTCCTAAAGAAGAATCAGCCGCGGACGAGGCCGCCGATCGGAAAACCGATGCAGTGGGTGACACTTCAGGAGACGCCAAAGAAGTCGTGGAAAGCGTGATGATCGTGGAGGTGCAGTCGTCTttagaaacagtcagacaggaaGAGCCAGTGTCAGAGACAGTTCTCCAACAAGTGGAACAACTCGTGGAGTGCACACCTGATGCAAAAACAAGCGTCGCTGTTGCCCAAGAAGGAGCTGAACAAGAAATCGGTCCCAGTGGAAAGCAAAGCAGCGTCATCGCTGAACAGGCAGAAGGACCGCCCAAACCTTCGTCATCAGAGGAACCGGTGGCAGCAGACACCGCCAGCAAACCTGCAGAGGGCGCTCCTTCACCTCTGACCCCTGCGGAACTCAAGGCGCTGGAGAAAGAGCTCAAAGCcgctaaaaagaaagaagaaaaggaaagagcgagaaaggagaaagaggagaagaagcggttgaaagaagagaagaaacggGAAGCCAGGGagcagaagaggagggagaaagaagacagGGAGCAAAGACTGCGGGAGAGTAGAGCACAGGCCCGGGCCTCCGCCAGCATGACGGTGGAAGTCAGGCCGGAAGAGGCGGTCCAGCCAGCAGCAGAGGAAGCCTTCACAGCGTCACAGACCGTGGCGGTGCAGTCCATGCCTGGAGCGTCCGCTTCCACAGACATCCAGCCACGGGAAGACGGGAAGGAGGCTGCTGTGGCCGAGAAGACAGTGGTGGTGGAACACGTGCCCAGCACCTGCGCAGAATGCACGGGAGTGGAGGGAACCATCCAGATGAACGTGGAGACTGACGTCACAAACCTTCCTGCCCCGTCCACCACCccgtcctcaccaccacccaccaccacccatgagAACGAAGCAGACGACAGGAAACTGGGATCCTCGGTAAAAGAGATCGTTACCTCCATCGAGAGCACCGTTTCTGTGGAGACCAAGACCTACGATGAGCACACTCCCCCTGAAGTGCCCGACGCCCCCTACcctgacgaagaagaggaagaagagaagatgcAGCAGACCTCTGCCGTGTCTCAGTTCTCTGCAGCCCCCGTGTCTCCCGAGGCACAGCACGGCAGTGAAGACACCGGCGAATCTTCCTCTCCCAAAAGCGTCTTCCCCCCGGAGGTCAGCGAGAGCGCGCGCTCCAGCGTGCTGCGTAAGATCGAGCTGGGGCCCCGTCTGCGCACGGCTATCCTGAGGAAGAGCAGCAGCGGAGCGGAGAGCGACGAGAAACGGGTCAGCCTGACCCAACCCCGCCACGTGCAGGTGTCGGACCTCACACCCCCGCCCCGCAAGCCCCGGGCACGTCGGCCTCTGGAGCACACCCGGGACTCTACCGGCAACTACTGCTACAGCagtccctccacctctcctctcaAAGCGCCTGAACCTGTCGTTGAAGAGCAGCTGTCTGTCGAAGCTGCTTCTTCGGAAAATGCTGCTTCCTCAGTCAACCTTTCAGAGCAAAAAACAGAAGGAACAGAAGTGGAATCAGAGGGAACAGAGATCACAGAGCGGGTGACAGTGATCACAGTTTCACTCAGCCAGTCAGCACagctcccctctcactcccctcagAAGGCGGACAGCCCCGAGGAGGAGAAGCCGTCAGTTCAAGAGAAGGAGGACAGCATCCAGTTAAATGCCCAGCTGATGAAGAATCTGATTTCTTCCCAACCTGCCCAGTCCATCTTGTCAGAACCAGAATCATCATCCCCAGCGTTTGTGGCAGTTGGCAGCATCGTGCTTGCAGGTCAGACAGGTCCCTCTGACACTGTGCTCAGCCAGTCACCTGACAAGGCGtctgagcaggaggaggagggagagggcggCACAGTGAAGACAGAGGGGCAGATCGAGGACCAGGGACGGCCAGACGACGTCATGCTACAGAAGATGGCCGCTGAGGTGGTGGGGCAGGTACAGAAGGCGGCCCAGGAAAAGGCTTCCACCTTGGAGACCCAGGAGAAGATCTTCCAGCTGATCAGCGACAGCAGCGCCCAGGCCAAGGACTCTGGTGGGGACCACGACGTCGTTCAGGCCGAGAGTCCCGGCGCCAACTCGAAGTGCGACgaccacagtgacagtgactcagACTGTGAGGCGGGACTAGTTCAGCCCACCGTGGTGTGCTCCGCGGAGCTGGTGGGCTCAGGGTGTTCCACTGTGTCACACACCGTGGACCGTCAAACCAAAGACTCCACTCACTCAGAAACTGAACGTTCAGAGCggcaggacacagacacacaaggtgCTGGCGACCAGTCACAGGCTGTGACGGAAAATGCGGCCGGTGTTGCGGAGACAAACACGGCTTCCAGAGAGCCAAACAGGCACGACGAGATGGCAGTCACAGTTGAGACAGCAGCTAGCCCATCTTCAGCAGCGGAGCCAAGCTCTGACGTGCAGGCTGACAGCCGTGAACAGGCTGCCGAGGACACAGTGAGCCCTGAAGACAGAACAGGGATCGCCACAGACACCGCGCAGCTGCAGCAGTTCAACAAAAACTACTACGACATTTCCGTGGTGGTTGACAACTATGACGAAGAGGTGTCCAAGACCGCAAGCAAAGCAGAGGACACTGCACCGGCAGACAACCAAGAACAGGCAGACAGTCTGGTGGCACAGGACCCCGTCCGTGCAGAAACCTCACAACAACCATCTGCACCGTCTGAAGAAAACGACTGCGCTCAGTCTTCGTCCCAGCAACCAGATGCCTCTGCGGAAAGCGAGCAGACTCTTCAGAGTCCTGACCTGAGCTCCGGCCAGCTGGAGAACGGGGGGGCTGACGACGGGGAGGTACAGCAGTCAGTGACCGAGGGGAAGGTGACGGTCACGGTCCGCTGTAACGGGTCTCACGTGCACAACGAGGACGACAGCATTGACACCTTGCTCAGGAGGATCAACGGGAACAAGGAGGTGGTGCGGGACACTGTGGAGAACAACA acaACGTCTCCACAGAGGACAAGACGGCGCCCGAGGGAGGGGAGACCATCGACACGGTCAGCACCAGCGACAGTCGGGGCTAG